CCGTTTCGCCTGATTGCGAGTGAATTGCTGTGGTTCATAAAGGGAGATACGAATATCCGTTATTTGCTTGAGAACAGCAACAACATCTGGAATGAATGGGCTTTTAAAAATTGGGTGGAAAGTGATGAATACCGCGGTCCGGATATGACGGATTTTGGCCGGCGAAGCCTTGAAGATGAAGAATTTAACGCGATATATGTACAGGAAATGGACGCGTTCAAAGAGCGCATTCTCACAGACGATGATTTTGCGAAAACATATGGAGAGCTGGGGCCTGTGTATGGAAAACAGTGGCGGGCCTGGGAAACCGTCCGCGGCGAAACGATTGACCAGCTGAAGGATGTCATCGAACAGATCAAACAAAATCCGGACAGTCGCAGACATCTGGTAGTCGGTTACAACCCGGCTGATATCGAAACAATGGCACTGCCGCCGTGCCATAGCCTTTTCCAATTTTATGTGGCTGATGGAAAGTTGAGCTGCCAGCTGTATCAGCGCTCAGGGGATTTGTTTCTAGGCATTCCTTTTAATATCGCCAGTTACGCCCTGCTCACCGAACTGATTGCACATGAATGCGGCCTGGAGCCTGGCGAGTTTGTCCATACGATCGGTGACGCTCACATATATATAAATCATATAGAGCAGGTCAAGAAACAGCTTGCCCGTGAGCCGAAGCCGTTTCCGGAACTCAGAATAAGAGAAGACGTACG
The Bacillus marinisedimentorum genome window above contains:
- a CDS encoding thymidylate synthase, which encodes MTKHGEYAYLEMLQHVLDHGTEKGDRTGTGTVSVFGYQMRFDLNEGFPLLTTKRIPFRLIASELLWFIKGDTNIRYLLENSNNIWNEWAFKNWVESDEYRGPDMTDFGRRSLEDEEFNAIYVQEMDAFKERILTDDDFAKTYGELGPVYGKQWRAWETVRGETIDQLKDVIEQIKQNPDSRRHLVVGYNPADIETMALPPCHSLFQFYVADGKLSCQLYQRSGDLFLGIPFNIASYALLTELIAHECGLEPGEFVHTIGDAHIYINHIEQVKKQLAREPKPFPELRIREDVRSVFDVEMEDIRIEGYDPHPGIKAPVAV